In Elaeis guineensis isolate ETL-2024a chromosome 1, EG11, whole genome shotgun sequence, a genomic segment contains:
- the LOC140852776 gene encoding protein NONRESPONDING TO OXYLIPINS 2, mitochondrial-like produces MASTSVRSVNRVALSSLRSFAAKSKPAARSPPFSGGSTAVPPPARRFSSFSRSAIRFPFKVAGELGCCSGSLLPLHSAVAAARLTTRLSLTSRSCRALSQGILCRTYPGL; encoded by the exons ATGGCTTCGACCTCCGTCCGATCAGTAAACCGCGTCGCTCTATCTTCCCTCAGGTCATTCGCGGCCAAGTCGAAGCCGGCTGCGCGATCGCCGCCCTTCTCTGGCGGATCCACCGCCGTCCCTCCTCCTGCTCGTCGGTTCTCATCCTTCTCTAGGTCAGCGATTC gttttccTTTTAAGGTTGCCGGTGAGCTGGGATGCTGCAGCGGATCTCTTCTCCCGTTGCACAGCGCCGTGGCGGCGGCGAGGCTGACGACACGGCTGAGCTTGACGTCTAGGAGTTGCCGCGCACTCTCACAGGGTATCCTCTGCCGCACCTATCCTGGACTCTAA